The genomic window tttaatgaaaaacattaatttaattcatctaaAGCTCTTAATTCATGAAGACCTCGTTAATGTAATGGTGAGTAATAGTTGGCTGTAAGTTTGGAGTCAAAGACATGTTAAGGAGATGATTAGTTACATGTCTTATTCTCTTTTGTAGGTTTCTGCCAATTGAATAAGCTTCAAGAGTTAGATCTTTCTTACAACTTATTCCAAGGGATCCTTCCTCCATGTTTGAATAATTTCACATCTCTGAGGTTATTGGATCTCTCTTCCAACCTCTTTTCCGGAAATTTTTCTTCCCCTCTGTTACGTAATCTCACATCCCTAGAGTACATAGATCTCAGTTCCAATCAGTTTGAGGGTTCATTCTCTTTCAGCTCTTTTGCTAATCATTCCAAGCTTCAAGTGGTCATACTTGGAAGGGATAACAACAAATTTGAGGTAGAAACTGAATATCCAGTTGGTTGGGTTCCCCTGTTTCAGTTGAAGATTCTCTCTCTATCCAGCTGTAAGCTCACCGGTGACCTTCCTGGTTTTCTTCAATACCAATTCAGGTTAGTGGGGGTTGATATCTCACATAATAACTTGACAGGAAGTTTCCCCTATTGGTTGCTTGAAAACAATACGAGACTAGAATCTCTAGTCTTGAGGAATAACTCTTTAATGGGTCAACTACTTCCCTTGGGACCTAATACTCGTATCAATTCATTGGATATCTCACACAATCAGTTGGATGGACAACTTCAAGAAAATGTGGCCCATATGATTCCAAatattatgtttctaaatttaTCCAACAATGGTTTTGAAGGTATTCTCCCATCCTCAATAGCTGAACTAAGAGCCTTATGGATTTTGGATTTGTCTACCAATAATTTCTCTGGAGAAGTACCAAAGCAATTGCTTGCAACAAAAGATTTGGGGATTctgaaattatcaaataataaatttcatggtGAAATATTTTCAAGGGACTTTAACTTGACTGGGTTATTGTGTTTGTATTTGGGCAATAATCAGTTCACAGGAACTCTGTCAAATGTAATCTCCAGAAGCTCTTGGTTGGAGGTGTTGGATGTGAGCAACAACTACATGTCAGGTGAAATTCCAAGCCAGATAGGTAACATGACCGATTTGACTACACTGGTGTTGGGcaacaataattttaaaggcAAATTACCACTTGAGATTTCTCAATTGCAACGGATGGAGTTTCTTGACGTTTCTCAAAATGCTTTTTCAGGATCTCTTCCTTCTTTGAAGAGCATGGAGTATTTAGAGCATCTACATTTGCAAGGGAACATGTTTACAGGATTAATACCCAGAGattttctcaattcctcaaatCTATTGACTTTGGATATTAGAGAAAACAGGTTATTTGGAAGTATTCCCAACTCAATCTCTGCACTTTTGAAGCTAAGGATTCTTTTGCTAGGAGGAAACCTTTTAAGTGGTTTTATTCCAAATCATCTTTGTCATTTGACTGAAATAAGCTTGATGGATCTTTCAAACAACTCTTTTTCAGGGCCAATTCCCAAATGCTTTGGCCATATCCGATTTGGGGAAATGAAAAAGGAGGACAACGTGTTTGGACAGTTCATTGAATTTGGGTTTGGAATGGTTTCTCATCTTGTATATGCAGGTTACTTGGTGAAATATTACGGTTCCCCAACTTTAGTATATaatgaaaaagatgaagttgagTTTGTCACCAAGAACAGGAGTGACTTCTACAAAGGTGGCATCCTTGAATTCATGTCTGGATTGGACTTATCATGTAACAACTTGACAGGCGAAATACCTCATGAACTTGGAATGCTAAGTTGGATTCGTGCATTGAACTTGTCTCACAATCAATTGAATGGCTCCATTCCAAAGAGTTTCTCTAATCTTTCTCAAATAGAGAGCTTAGACCTTTCTTATAATAAACTGGGTGGAGAAATTCCTCTAGAGCTAGTTGAACTCAATTTTTTAGAGGTGTTTAGTGTGGCTTACAACAACTTCTCTGGTAGAGTTCCAGATACCAAAGCACAATTTGGGACATTTGATGAAAGGAGCTATGAAGGTAATCCTTTCCTTTGTGGGGAACTATTAAAGAGGAAATGCAACACAAGTATTGAGTCACCATGCACACCATCACAGTCTTTTGAAAGTGAGGCAAAATGGTATGATGTCAATCATGTTGTTTTCTTTGCAAGTTTTACTACTTCATATATCATGATCTTGTTAGGATTTGCTATCATCCTTTACATCAATCCTTATTGGCGTCATAGATGGTTCAATTTTATCGAGGAATGTATATATTCCtgctattattttgtttttgatagtCTTTCCAAGTTATCagcatatttgtataattagaTACTTTTAATTGGATGATATTTGCATAATTAACTACTATTTGTTTCCCTGGGATAGAAAGAAATGGGATGTATAATGCTATGAGCTGAAACTTACATACTTTGCTCAAATTCTAAcatcttttgattttattttcaagttcCGTTATTTATTATGTATTGCTTAATTCAAGATTTAACCATATTACGTTACTCTTATAAAagcaaattcaaatttttaggaACTTTTagcattaaaataatttcatagtcagattttaaaaaataaagaagaaagaaaataataaataattggaaaaacaattcaaggaagtattaaattattatcttaGAATTATTTGGCGTAGTATGGGAATTCAAAAATAATCTTTCAATTTGTTagaaatgtttatttatttattatagcaATGATTGAAATATCAATCACAAAgtaatgttttcttttcttttgtagggCACTAACACTTTTTCTTTGATAGtaataattgataaatatattacacaattatttgttttaaaaaagggAGGGATGACAAACATAATAACATGTGAAATATTTCTAAAACTGTAATGGGAAATAAGCCATCTAATTAGGGTgcaatattattcattttaatttacatgaatttacttatttttatttgcatcatattttgaactattttatgaaattaaggGAGATTAAAACATCACGagtttcttattttagtttatattcttaataataaagcatgaaatattataaaaaaaaaaatcatgaatttcTTTAATTCCTTAGGAaaccaatatataaaaaattgaacatattattattttatatcctaaatctctaaatttgttcattacctatttatttttatattaaatttattattaattatttatttatattattattttatgtttaaaatgttcataaataattaaaattaataaatataaaaataaaatattaaaaaattaaattataaagattTCATCAAACtgacatatttaaaaaaaaaaaaaagctaaaaaagaTGAGGATATTATAGAGGAGGGGAAAaggataaaagaaaattcatgtGGTATGATAATATCACGTGTCaaagttattttctttaaaaaataataatagtaatgatgAACTCATTTGTCTTATCAaagtaagttaaaaaaaaaaaaaaaaaaaaaaaagaaaagaaaaagatggtaGTTGGCTTATttgttctttgaaaataaaaaatcaaagttttagaaaaatacaattttcttttaaatgatgAATGGTTACATCATTTCCCCTTAGCTTATCTGTTCCTTTAAACTTTAGtttgaataaaattagttttaattattttctttttggaattATATTTAATcgtattattaaaaatataaaaaacatcgTAATAATATTGtcaataagtttttttatatatattgaaaaatatttatatttaaaaatatttaaattttgtcaTGGGCTGCCCATTTcaaaatgataagaatataataacctaatttttccaAATTCCAGGTAAATATgctaatctaaaaaaaaaaaattattaggttTTTATGTGCTGATTGGGTTTTTTTTATACCCAGTATGCTCTCCAATCTACCACTTAAGCATCCGACATggctaaaaataaatttttaaaaaaaagaataaaaaaggaaaaaaacgaAAGTGTGTGATCTCTTTCTTGAGTCTTCACAATCTGAGACACTGAACCCAAATCAAAATTAATcctccaaattaattttcaccTCCAACCCAAACCCTAACGACTGCCTCACTTTCTTCTCAAACATAGCTATACGAAAAACCCTAGCCTCTGCCTCGTCTTCCTCTTATCCCGGAAACCCAAATCCCGTGACCCTAACCCCTTCTCTTTCCGAAAACCCTCCAGAATCGGAAGATTCAAGTGATCGAATTAATTCTTCAGAATTAATTTTCACCTCGAAGCCGAACCCTAACTGCCTCATCTTCCTCTCATTCATATCCCAAAAGTAGCTTCAACAGTCAGGCCTGCGGCCATGAAAGCCGTAGTGATCGCCACTTCCGGCGATCCCCAAGTTCTCCAAGTGCAAGAAGTCGAAAACCCTGAAATTGGAGATGATGAAGTTCTAATTAGAGTGGACGCCGCTGCCATTAATCGAGCGGATACGCTTCAGAGGAAGGGCTTGCACCCTCCCTCAAAGGCGGCAGTCCCTACCCCGCTGGAATCATCGAAGCTGTTGGAAAGGTCGTCGTTCGATGGAAGGTTGGCGATCAGGTATTTCAATTGCCTAATATTTTGATTCCGTTTCTGTTCCTGTATTTTTCTCGGCTATCCTTTATGTGATTTTGCTTCCTCCTGAGTACAAGTTCATAATATACATGGTACATGGTGAATCTGTATGACATTTCATGGTATACAGGTGTGTGCTCTTCTTTCTGGTGGAGGGCATGCTGAAAAAGTGGCTGTTCCAGCTGGGCAAGTTCTCCCTGTCCTATCTGGTGTTTCTCTGAAGGATGCTGCTGAGGTTGCATGTACTGTTTGGTCAACTGTTTTAATGATGAGCCGACTGTCTGCAGGAGAAACATTCCTGGtgaattttttgtcttttttattttctgatgCCTGATATATTTACCAGCACAAATTTTCCCTGTTGCTGTTTAATGTGTGTGCATCAATATTGGATTAGGGAGGTAGAAGAGCCATGGTTCTATTACATCATCATATTCTTATTTAGATACATTGTATCCCACAATTTCATTGCATCCAAGGCTATGTTGTTTTTTATTGCACGGTTTGTCATGGTAATTTCTCAACCCTTCTCTGGAAAATTATGTTGGATGGCTGCTATTAATTACcccaaaagaagaaattttaTGTTGAAGTAAGATGAGTAGCACAAAGAGTTACTTGTGGTTGATCCTATCATCAAATGGGCGATTGATGCACAATCCAAATGGtaaatttttttccccctttatcCAGATGGAATTTTTATGCATGGTTGAATAGTGAAATGAGGACTGATAATATTTCAGGTTCATGGGGGTTCAATTGGAATTGGTACCATCTATTCAAATAGTGAAATATTGAGGAGCAAGGGTATTTGTTACAGCAGGTTTGCCATCACTGTTCTACCTCATCCCACAGAATGCTTATCTCATGGCACCAATTCCTTTTCTTCACAtgttttcaaccattttttccACCCAGGAACGAGGAAAAATTAGCTGTTTGTAAGGATCATTGAGCAGATGTGTGCATCAATTACAAGACTGAAAACTTTGTTGCATGGGTGAAGGAGGAAACAGGAGGGAAAGGTACATTCTATTGTATCTTAACGATAATTTCAATTGAAGGTGgaattgctttttattttttagtgcaccaaaTCCACTAGTCTGGAATGTTTGAAAAGATAAATAGTCATCTTCCACTTGATTCCGATTGTGAAGATCTAACCCCAAAAATGTTGAATGACAGGTGTTGATGTTATACTGGATAATATTGGAGGGGCCTACTTTTGGGGAGACATCAATGGTTTAAATGTTGATGGAAGGctttttattattggttttcaGGGTGGAACAGTGGTACAAGTAAATCTTTCAGGTTTACTTGCAAGGCGCCTTACAGTGCAAGGTACCACTTTCTCTGTAGAAGATTTTTCTGTAGTTTTGGAGTTGAATCAATTTGATTAATCTCATCCAAGTTCAGAACTGAGGTGGATTCTGGCAAGCCAAGGAAAAACCAAATTaccataaattctttttttttttctggatcGTTTTACTTCTTGGAAATCCTGTTTCTCGATCTGGTCAGGTATATGGAAATTCCAAGGAAAATATGTTTTACATTTTCCATAATTGGAAACACTCAggaatttaatattttcctctGAAATAGCAATGGTTTTCTAATTACgacatttgtttttcttgtatcatcccaaaatattttttaggtgTTTGTTCTCTCTTGACACAGCTTTTAATTGGGTCTGTCTTGCTTTTTGATAGATCTCTTGACAAGTTGCTTGTATATCATACTTTCTTTATTGTTTTCGGATCATGAACCTTGCTTCTGTCAGCCCTGTTATCACTACCCAAACTAGTAAATTTATGCACAAAACTCCATGTGTCAGTAACAGTGGTTATttgattgtattaaataatttgtaaatacAGTGGATAAGTTTGTGCATAGATTGAAGGCGAATGAAAAACGTGCATAGATTGAAGGTGTGCTGCTTGAGTTGATTGTAGTTTGAGCATGAAAATTTGAAGATCCAGAACAGCAAATGAGGAATGCCTATCAATTTGAAACCAGCATGGGTGGATGAATGGAGAGGTTCTTCACTGAATTTGTCCATGAAGCTTTTTAGCACTCTAGGGCAAGGGTCTCCAAGCCTAGCTGTTGATTGCACATCCCTCCTGCGCAATACTAAGAACAGAGTGAAATGCAAATGCAGGAAAGGGTGTTTCTTAGCTGTTCAACAACTGACAATACATTGGCATGACAATTCCCTGGATCGAATGCCACAATGCCCTCTTGGAGTTCCAAAGCTTGTTCACAGGTCAAACGAACTTGAGGGTTTTGGGACATGAACTCCaagtttggttgccaagaatcTCCAGGTGGAGGATCAGCTTCTGACACGTGCACACACCTCTTGGCCAGTTTGTGTTAttgcaatttttattaaattgctAAAAAATTTATCGcgaacaattttttcttttttcttttttctttttttctttttaaacaaactgcaaaaatcccttttttttttatataaaaaaaaaaaaaattctccaacaaagtgatttttttttgtggcaTGACTCGGTTTGACCACTAACTCGGTGAACTGGTCTATCGGCTCAAGTTTGGATCCCTTAATTTTGTGGCAAATTGGGCATCAAGCCCAACAACCTAACTTCCATGCGGGCTATCTACTGGATCTCACCCATTGTAACTTGCTCTGGGTGAATGGCCATTATAAACTTCATTTTATCCTCATGTGATTTTGATGTGGGAATGGGAGAGATGAGGATTTGACATTTGGACCTAAGGCTCAATGGGTTTTAACTCCACTCAGCTACTTTATGTCTTGTATTTAATATTgcaaaccaaaataataatagacatgattcttttcaaaaaatttataatgtaatattttttaaaattataaaataataggttatataaattttaatatataggtaaaattaattaaattttaacaaatatctTCACATTTAGacattacatattttttatttaataaaattttaaaatattaatatatctaaatataatattaaaaatgaaaaataaaatagtaataatttttattttctttatatatttaaaattatataattattttttattttaataacatataaattgtatatttataatattattggtTCAACTGTGATTCAACCATCACTCCGATTATTCaattatgaattaataaattttttaattcaatgataggtttgattataaaaatattatgtttttttttatgaaaagtacTCAAGAAATATCATTAATCACTAAGATCACGTGGTTGGATTAGGTGTATCCGAAACATAGGTATTACTCTCTTCCTTAGTTAGGGCTTAGCTTTTGAAAATGTAGATAGGTAAAGTGGATGGAAAGTCTATAACTACGTAGAGATTGAGCTTGGAGGCCAATCTAGCAAATGTGGAGATTAGAAATAGTTTACCATCTAGATAGTCAAGCATAGCAATTTACCAAACCCTTACCAACCATCCATACTAACCAATTGTGGTTAAATGTTTACAAAAATGTACATtaaatcaaagagaaaaaagattaaaaacgaACAAGAGAGAAGAAGCACATCACCTAATTTTggtaataaatgaaattaaaataaattcataaattttttaaattaaaatgaatttgaactCTAGAGATTTGTGTAGATATCttattaaaaaaccaaaaagtttGTTGCATATATAATTTCAACAATGCATAAATAATTACAACATACGCAATACAATAATATTACACaactatattttcaaatataatataagatcATTAAAGTGATAAATTGTAGTTGTATAAAGTATTTATACAAGTAAAGAAGAAATTATGAGATTAAAATGCTTGTTGGATTctaagtaaaaaagaaatgagatatAGAGATTGTCCCATCAGACATATAGAATTTCATATACATAATTTTCCCTTCAAGAAAATTTAGGgtcaaattgaaaaaatttcattcataGATTTTGGTAAAACCTCTATCTAGTCCCCGAAGTCTTGTATACAAAAGGAAATAACATTGGTATGAGGGGTTTGAATGCTTaattttagattgaaaatgCTTGAGATAATTTTTGATCGACTTCACatgtgtttttaataaacttggaACATTCAAACTTGTATTTGAAGAATCTTCAATTTGATCTTAAATAATGTTGAAACCTTCAAAATTTGAATAGAAGAATCTTTAAGCATTTGAATTTTGGtttaaagaattttgaaatttgagacTGAAGAATCTTCAAATTTGGGCCTGAAGATCAAAGGCTAAGCTTGAAGAGTTCTTGAAGCTTGAGTGGTATGTCcgattttgttttgtattttataaaaacttttaggctatgtttggttcccagaaaatttgagggaaaatgcgagggaaagaaaatacaaaggaaaagtagaaggaaagaaaaagtgaaggaaaataaaaaaatagattaaaagttgataaattattttttttgttacttcaaactcattttatttattttaactcatcaatataaagattaaataatttaaaaatataaaagtttttaattagttttaattatatttaattttctttgatattttttataagacaaccaaacatgagaaaatcattttccttagcattttttttctttcctttgtactttccgggaaccaaacatagccttaagtaTACTATATTTATAGGTTTGAAGAGACATTGAGATTTTGTATACATGTTTGGAGTTTTAAACCTTGAAATATTACTCTTTTATGAAattaacatttataaaatttggaagAACATAATTAGATAATAttctaagttatttttaatgaaaattgataattaccttttaattatcaaattcactatttctatttatttttgtaatatatattaattactaaaatcatttatttcctttatttagtTTGAAAGCAATTATATATCTTTTGTTTGTGTAGAGCTCATGTGACAcgacaaattttattttgtaacttgCTCTGGATGAATGGCCATTATAAACTTCATTTTATCCTCATCTGATTTTGACGTGGGAATAGGAGAGATGAGGATTTGACATTTGGACCTAAGCCTCAGAGGGTTTTAACTCCACTCAACTACTTTATGCCTTGTATTTAATATTGCAAACCAAAATAATAACAGACATGatccttttcaaaatttttatattaatagaagtgtaaataatataagtaaaaataatgtaatattttttaaaatgataaaataataggttacataaattttaatatataggtaaaattaattaaattt from Vitis vinifera cultivar Pinot Noir 40024 chromosome 9, ASM3070453v1 includes these protein-coding regions:
- the LOC132254307 gene encoding cuscuta receptor 1-like → MSSLKSLSLAGNYLNGSLPNQDFASLSNLEMLDLSYNSLSGIIPLSIRLMPHLKSLSLARNHFNGSLQNQDFASLSNLELLDLSNNSFSGSVPSSIRLMSSLKSLSLAGNYLNGSLPNQDFASLSNLEILDLSYNSLSGIIPSSIRLMSCLKSLSLAGNHLNGSLQNQGFCQLNKLQELDLSYNLFQGILPPCLNNFTSLRLLDLSSNLFSGNFSSPLLRNLTSLEYIDLSSNQFEGSFSFSSFANHSKLQVVILGRDNNKFEVETEYPVGWVPLFQLKILSLSSCKLTGDLPGFLQYQFRLVGVDISHNNLTGSFPYWLLENNTRLESLVLRNNSLMGQLLPLGPNTRINSLDISHNQLDGQLQENVAHMIPNIMFLNLSNNGFEGILPSSIAELRALWILDLSTNNFSGEVPKQLLATKDLGILKLSNNKFHGEIFSRDFNLTGLLCLYLGNNQFTGTLSNVISRSSWLEVLDVSNNYMSGEIPSQIGNMTDLTTLVLGNNNFKGKLPLEISQLQRMEFLDVSQNAFSGSLPSLKSMEYLEHLHLQGNMFTGLIPRDFLNSSNLLTLDIRENRLFGSIPNSISALLKLRILLLGGNLLSGFIPNHLCHLTEISLMDLSNNSFSGPIPKCFGHIRFGEMKKEDNVFGQFIEFGFGMVSHLVYAGYLVKYYGSPTLVYNEKDEVEFVTKNRSDFYKGGILEFMSGLDLSCNNLTGEIPHELGMLSWIRALNLSHNQLNGSIPKSFSNLSQIESLDLSYNKLGGEIPLELVELNFLEVFSVAYNNFSGRVPDTKAQFGTFDERSYEGNPFLCGELLKRKCNTSIESPCTPSQSFESEAKWYDVNHVVFFASFTTSYIMILLGFAIILYINPYWRHRWFNFIEECIYSCYYFVFDSLSKLSAYLYN